From one Lolium rigidum isolate FL_2022 chromosome 4, APGP_CSIRO_Lrig_0.1, whole genome shotgun sequence genomic stretch:
- the LOC124705920 gene encoding NAC domain-containing protein 90-like: protein MAELPPGYRFYPTEEELVRFYLRHKLDGSRRDDIERVIPVADVCSVDPWQLPEAHPAAFGGDGEPWFYFCARQDREARGGRPSRTTPSGYWKAAGTPGLVYSADGRPVGTKKTMVFYCGRAPAGAKTDWKMNEYRAFDDDDTHAVAPAPNPFLQARSEFSLCRLYTRLDNLRQFDRRPCTAARCSAFQDLASSSAAAALANQDDEAGRGQKRKRHAATDGTSSCDDADRPMQQQHHHQEQEEADEELLGDMADWAEFLDWI from the exons ATGGCCGAGCTACCTCCGGGGTACCGCTTCTACCCTACGGAGGAGGAGCTGGTGCGCTTCTACCTCCGGCACAAGCTCGACGGCAGCCGCCGCGATGACATCGAGCGTGTCATCCCCGTCGCCGACGTCTGCTCCGTCGACCCCTGGCAGCTCCCAG AGGCGCACCCAGCCGCGTTCGGCGGGGATGGGGAGCCGTGGTTCTACTTCTGCGCGCGGCAGGACCGGGAGGCGCGTGGAGGGCGGCCCAGCCGCACGACGCCGTCGGGGTACTGGAAGGCAGCGGGCACTCCGGGCCTGGTCTACTCGGCCGACGGCCGCCCCGTCGGGACCAAGAAGACCATGGTGTTCTACTGCGGCCGCGCGCCGGCGGGGGCCAAGACCGATTGGAAGATGAACGAGTACAGGGCCTTCGACGACGACGATACCCATGCCGTCGCTCCGGCACCAAACCCTTTTCTCCAG GCCCGGAGCGAGTTCAGCTTGTGTCGGTTGTACACGAGATTAGACAACTTGCGGCAGTTCGACCGGCGGCCGTGCACTGCCGCCCGATGCAGCGCCTTTCAGGACCTGGCATCGTCGTCCGCCGCGGCTGCTTTGGCGAATCAGGACGACGAAGCCGGAAGGGGTCAGAAGAGGAAAAGGCATGCAGCGACCGACGGCACATCGTCATGCGATGACGCCGACCGGCCcatgcagcagcagcaccaccaccaggaGCAGGAAGAAGCCGATGAGGAGCTCCTCGGCGACATGGCCGACTGGGCAGAGTTCTTGGACTGGATCTGA